The following proteins are co-located in the Poecile atricapillus isolate bPoeAtr1 chromosome 2, bPoeAtr1.hap1, whole genome shotgun sequence genome:
- the TRANK1 gene encoding TPR and ankyrin repeat-containing protein 1 has product MDPMSYAQLKRQAGNQDFKNGNYSMAIRNYDEALQTLGYLMQWVPCSRDIAVLLCNKSTALFCLGKWKDSVVLAHQSLQWDPEYVKAYYRAGHAFIMLSKSREAVSMFHRGLVLLNSSADQTQIAEFIAGIFISVNDERFLPQTFHPAYDHIFSAHFNALIWQAVIERLAQKGKWRSCLLLLPEKQELPPDLRVNQISLKNLFETSESYGRGEKLQEVAELVKWLISIGAKAESIGLYPLHAVIRLCIKATKNHLFRWLLTCRPELKDRINQKDRDGQTLLHIVASSSEYSQKRRQTEDVIMLLNFGVDPTVPDARSRRAIDILKKNKNFDAAKEISKHIEKQTSSGKQKGENESATADPDSLQDVLEQFVQFYRCENGVHNKNVLKEDAVKRFLKWLSSVKEIPEEISCDISNACANSFIKQLLGKQMWHKVLLLLTGTANGENPSGGGLFKTCSLSDVDIGSIIQQTERMDKQVQLIRCLLERGALPDGIGASSEIPLKICLRKNYFELAYLLLTKGADPQNLSVAQGDTALHAAVFISLNNKDSTGLNILNYLLDLFASRPSDFPYLNPNIQDDNGNTVMHIVFQRGFSKQTKRITELLAKFDINFNIKNKSGKDVMHRIKKRDPLLEAWNNAAQEKKRHRQDRAGQLVKTSKPIPASEISQSKSTGRSSSGLSLKAPSSNAVHNELKPPCSIKTKKGQLEKQETEGISSPLTLQESLVQVITALIQQLKVSDTLKKDHPLMQKPSSAQTNLEEERSSLQPCGSTAHPERKGNDWQKKKGTEEFSMALPNGEKEELEEEKGKSLDFEAYVLEFDNMTWEIECTPETLKTLSSKAVPHYLKAKTIMAIKRLGNGEWSRGLQKPLKHLKADIQLYEAKLGKGARMLWELAIDFSPRCSESPEKIMETEQTKSYSEKSGRVYTEIIRIWAIVLDHCKLNRALENICTSYNRGLSCILRKKLKGIIKGHQNHSVTTQRRIPRCYVEDMEAEKSKEHTMPEYFPPASAAELEYNIMKFHSFSTNMALNIINDVQSSVDYPFRVGELEYAVIDLNPKPMEPIILIGRSGTGKTTCCLYRLWKKFYSYWEKSTLADGPLLERQTWQQRQCSEVEKAGSGKEESELKYESDDSSEEQESDKQNQDSEDEEVPVGTAGAEMNSCGDHEEDQTCSAEASNRLEHLHQIFVTKNPVLCREVQKNFIELSKSSKVTSHFKPLDPNIHRLQDIKDENFPLFVTSKQLLLLLDASMPDPFFPRNEDGSLKRVIVGWSPQEDLVVPNWQDEDEEGNLEAEHGDDGGAADACSKESDPWTFVTFSVFANEIWPKMIKGKSLYNPALVWKEIKSFLKGSFEALSCFGGKLTEEQYKKLGRKRSPNFTEDRSEIYRLFCLYQQIRSQRGYFDEEDLLYNLSRRLSKLRELPWSIHEFYGDEIQDFTQAELALLMKCINDPNAMFLTGDTAQSIMKGVAFRFSDLRSLFHYASKSSVNKKQRVRKPKRIYQLYQNYRSHSGILRLASGVVDLLQHYFPESFDRLPQDRGLFDGPKPTVLESCSVSDLAILLRGNKRKTQPIEFGAHQVVLVANETSKEKIPEELSLALVLTIYEAKGLEFDDVLLYNFFTDSEASKEWKIISSYSPDPDVQVGSNLLIEVPLEDATGMQERTPFNVEMYKMLNGELKQLYTAITRARVNLWIFDEDRDKRAPAFKYFIKRKFVKVVKTDEKKDLDDSMFAKTSTPEEWIAQGDYYAKHQFWEVAAKCYQKGGAAEKSKLALTHDAVLKVRAKKSSPREKQMEYMTLAKTYLECGEPKLSLKCLIQSKEFRLCAELCKKLGKMKDAAVYYQKSHCYKEASECYELIEEFDLAIKMYCQEELYEEAAKAVERYEDMLNAKGRMASKLSCTANQLYLEAAAKYLSMSRTEEMMQALSKLDIEDQLEFLKSRGCLHQAADLLKRKDRQEEAAKLMRQHGFALEAANLTAIKEFRASCLLAEARARLSRSSELHLENVESILREALELCEQTGQKCGVAEAVFLQGTLKGDFLKLSNAYCKFLSLNHSAGAVEALFALCRCSTPSQNILFMAARGLKALLSLVSGLKKAATNAEKDMVKLCFAYFGIVPTGDSCQVSQNEAEPILKFLLDKPSLKERKTKGDVTISTEKVKSALKQHLLSRLCFITRELLSRKYPDICMKFIAGLNCEDKTCEGYHKPLLRHEAKTIFQCKMHLVAINGLLLEATYAFPEELLSQCKSFEDILTSDKYASCKALLGIFFPNHFHLRILSENPRACKEILQFSSVISKPCREMLRKYITYKFNNEDIAARRESTDLWLSAMKVLILSSGYPEEFEKLLFKEEDNYNKELMFALAKAKSYPNNKGEKTKGIEGRHGMLLPDKNVENTGRTHLCFIRLLENSLEQFYVHKNPENCKRFFFRFMNVVIKKCTRYLIPSIGNTVMLLEFQYILCCAVLMRLSKNITLCLPKSYIALLHYWEFLFRHKDHCKELKDTFSIIQDYRPKDTNSAVYYFRSHLCYLAEVLCGVHGRFNVLLDAFSDPDCVTSGEAERTVVLCLVMLLNADQVQSSKHKSLLLHLFPEIKLMLELMRKDTPSKVPERLLRVVEQVSHAAHVREVAAGLQELLTERDEEHLVDCHWKWDTAYTQGHPPIRGIQYERVNLDRFITSLDETEYADELKEEFEGVHCLEDQKDPLEVIAFSKQQKQEQKASAQRQLYRVFHFISLYVKWKRKARSRVHPVTMKEEEFLSEIFKRADIDQTQCDLCGVRFIQSSENYFSRSESMEADTSEPLTPTESSGEEKLHAEGNAISVASEAYMEHRNTEEHKNNHAAYRHYAEFFRRKIDPIIHDGLEVVEAITERDYTRDFIAYKEDSNLRQRKIKENIKKISDAVEEIYEKKGWAKAEEVITTHANKLDYTIDDARKWLKQMDSHRITEEGSVHDKDLENEVEDEIMAFEELAHKKISRRKGRHGKR; this is encoded by the exons ATGGATCCCATGTCATATGCACAGTTGAAGAGGCAAGCTGGGAACcaggattttaaaaatggaaattactCTATGGCCATCAGAAACTATGATGAAGCTCTACAAACGCTTGGTTATTTAATGCAATGGGTCCC GTGTTCCCGGGACATAGCTGTGTTGCTGTGCAACAAATCAACGGCCTTGTTCTGCCTGGGCAAATGGAAGGATTCAGTGGTTTTAGCCCACCAAAGCTTACAGTGGGATCCTGAGTATGTTAAG gcttaCTATAGAGCTGGCCATGCATTCATCATGTTATCCAAGTCTCGTGAGGCAGTTTCTATGTTCCACAGAGGTCTTGTTCTCCTGAATTCTTCTGCAGATCAAACTCAAATAGCTGAGTTTATAGCAGGAATCTTCATAAGTGTAAATG ATGAACGATTCTTGCCACAAACTTTCCACCCTGCATATGATCATATTTTCAGTGCACATTTCAATGCGCTGATTTGGCAAGCAGTGATAGAAAGGCTGGCCCAGAAAGGGAAGTGGCGG tcttgtCTGTTGTTGTTGCCTGAGAAGCAAGAGTTGCCCCCTGATCTCAGAGTTAACCAGATATCTCTGAAGAATCTCTTTGAG ACTTCTGAGTCGTATGGTCGCGGTGAGAAGCTGCAGGAAGTCGCGGAGTTAGTCAAGTGGCTGATTTCCATTGGGGCGAAGGCTGAGTCCATCGGACTGTATCCGCTGCATGCTGTTATCAGACTGTGTATCAAAGCAA cAAAGAACCATCTCTTCAGATGGTTACTGACTTGTAGGCCAGAGCTGAAGGATAGGATCAACCAGAAAGACAGAGATGGACAGACCTTGCTGCATATTGTGGCCTCTTCCAGTGAATATTCACAGAAACGCa GACAAACAGAAGATGTGATCATGctcctgaattttggggttgatCCCACTGTTCCAGATGCACGGTCAAGACGTGCCATAGATATcttgaaaaagaacaaaaacttCGATGCTGCAAAAGAAATCAGCAAGCACATTGAGAAACAGACTTCCTCTGGGAAACAGAAAG GAGAGAATGAGAGTGCCACAGCTGATCCAGATTCTCTCCAGGATGTTTTGGAACAGTTTGTCCAGTTCTACAGGTGTGAAAATGGAGTacataataaaaatgtattgaaGGAAGATGCAGTTAAACGATTTCTGAAATGGCTGTCTTCTGTGAAAG AAATCCCTGAAGAAATCTCATGCGACATCTCCAATGCCTGTGCTAACAGCTTCATAAAACAGTTGCTGGGGAAGCAAATGTGGCATAAAGTTTTGCTGCTCCTAACAGGGACAGCCAATGGGGAAAATCCATCAGGTGGAGGACTCTTCAAAACCTGCAGTCTCTCAGATGTTGACATTGGCAGCATTATCCAACAGACTGAACGAATGGATAAGCAAGTGCAGCTCATAAGATGCTTGCTTGAACGAGGAG CTCTGCCTGATGGTATTGGAGCCAGCTCTGAAATACCACTGAAAATATGCCTcagaaagaattattttgaaCTGGCATATTTGCTGCTGACCAAAGGCGCAGACCCTCAAAACCTCTCTGTTGCACAAGGAGATACTGCTTTGCATGCTGCAGTTTTCATCTCTTTAAATAATAAAG ATAGCACTGGTTTAAACATTCTGAATTATCTACTTGACCTCTTTGCTTCAAGACCATCTGACTTTCCATATCTTAATCCAAACATACAAGATGACAATGGAAATACAGTGATGCATATTGTTTTCCAGAGAGGATTTTCAAAGCAGACTAAGAGAATAACGGAGTTACTGGCAAAATTTGACATTAACTTTAACATAAAAAACAAATCAGGGAAAGATGTGATGCATAGAATTAAAAAGAGAGATCCACTGCTAGAAGCCTGGAATAATGCTGCACAGGAAAAGAAGAGGCACCGCCAAGACAGAGCAGGGCAGTTGGTTAAAACATCTAAACCCATTCCAGCCTCTGAGATTTCACAGTCAAAGAGCACAGGGCGTTCTTCATCTGGGCTCTCATTAAAGGCACCATCCAGCAACGCAGTGCATAACGAGTTAAAACCCCCATGttccataaaaacaaaaaagggtcagttggaaaagcaggaaacagAAGGAATAAGCAGCCCCTTAACGCTGCAGGAAAGTCTAGTGCAGGTAATCACAGCTTTAATTCAGCAATTGAAAGTGAGCGACACCCTGAAAAAGGATCATCCTCTGATGCAAAAGCCGTCTTCAGCCCAGACTAActtggaagaggaaagaagttCCTTGCAACCTTGTGGAAGCACAGCTCATCCtgaaagaaaagggaatgactggcagaaaaagaagggaacagAGGAATTTAGTATGGCCCTGCCTAATGGAGAGAAGGAAGAACTagaggaagaaaaggggaaGAGTCTGGATTTTGAGGCATATGTGCTGGAGTTTGATAACATGACTTGGGAAATAGAGTGCACTCCTGAAACGCTAAAGACTTTGAGCAGTAAAGCTGTGCCTCATTATCTGAAAGCTAAAACCATAATGGCAATTAAGAGGCTAGGCAACGGGGAATGGTCTAGGGGCCTCCAGAAGCCACTGAAACACTTGAAAGCTGATATCCAGCTGTATGAAGCCAAACTGGGCAAAGGTGCAAGAATGCTATGGGAACTTGCCATTGACTTTTCTCCTCGTTGCAGTGAGAGTCCAGAAAAGATCATGGAGACAGAACAGACAAAAAGTTATTCAGAAAAATCAGGTAGAGtttacacagaaataattaGAATTTGGGCCATTGTTCTTGACCACTGCAAGCTGAACCGTGCCTTAGAAAATATATGTACTTCTTACAACCGTGGACTATCCTGCATTTTGAGGAAAAAGCTCAAGGGTATAATCAAAGGACATCAGAACCACAGTGTGACAACACAGAGGCGTATTCCACGTTGTTATGTTGAAGACATGGAGgcagaaaaatcaaaagaacATACCATGCCTGAGTATTTCCCTCCAGCTAGTGCAGCAGAATTAGAATACAATATAATGAAATTTCACAGCTTCAGTACTAACATGGCACTTAACATTATAAATGATGTGCAGTCTTCCGTTGATTACCCTTTCCGAGTTGGGGAGTTGGAGTACGCAGTGATTGATCTCAATCCAAAGCCTATGGAGCCAATCATTTTAATTGGACGGAGTGGGACAGGGAAGACAACTTGCTGCTTATATAGGCTTTGGAAGAAATTCTATTCTTACTGGGAAAAATCCACCTTGGCAGATGGACCTCTGTTGGAGAGGCAGACATGGCAGCAGAGACAGTGCAGTGAGGTTGAAAAGGCTGGTTCAGGGAAGGAAGAGAGTGAACTAAAATATGAGAGTGATGATTCgagtgaggagcaggagagtgATAAGCAAAACCAGGACAGCGAGGATGAAGAGGttcctgtgggcacagctggtgCAGAAATGAATTCATGTGGTGACCATGAAGAAGACCAAACGTGTAGTGCAGAAGCATCAAACAGGCTGGAGCACCTGCACCAGATCTTCGTAACAAAAAATCCCGTCTTGTGCCGAGAAGTTCAGAAGAATTTCATTGAACTTAGCAAGTCTTCCAAGGTGACCAGTCACTTCAAGCCTCTGGACCCAAATATTCACAGGCTACAAGACATTAAAGATGAGAATTTTCCACTGTTTGTCACCTCCAAGCAGCTGTTGCTGTTACTAGATGCATCCATGCCCGACCCATTTTTTCCAAGAAATGAAGACGGAAGTCTTAAAAGAGTAATTGTTGGTTGGAGTCCTCAGGAAGACTTGGTTGTACCAAATTggcaggatgaggatgaagaaggTAATCTTGAAGCAGAACATGGTGAtgatggaggagctgcagatgcGTGCTCTAAGGAAAGTGATCCTTGGACCTTTGTGACTTTCAGTGTATTTGCAAATGAAATATGGCCAAAAATGATAAAAGGTAAAAGCTTGTACAATCCAGCACTGgtttggaaagaaataaaatcatttcTGAAAGGCTCTTTTGAGGCACTGAGTTGCTTTGGGGGCAAGCTTACTGAGGAGCAGTACAAAAAGCTAGGCCGAAAGAGATCACCAAACTTCACGGAAGACAGGAGTGAGATCTATCGCCTCTTCTGTCTTTATCAGCAGATACGATCACAGAGAGGTTACTTTGATGAAGAAGATTTGCTGTATAATTTATCTCGAAGACTTTCAAAGCTCAGGGAGCTGCCATGGTCCATCCATGAGTTTTATGGCGACGAGATACAGGATTTCACGCAAGCTGAGCTAGCCCTGTTAATGAAATGCATCAATGACCCTAATGCCATGTTTCTAACTGGTGACACTGCCCAGAGCATAATGAAAGGAGTTGCTTTTCGTTTTAGTGACCTGAGGTCACTGTTTCATTACGCAAGCAAGAGCTCTGTGAACAAGAAGCAGCGTGTTAGGAAACCGAAAAGGATATATCAGTTGTACCAGAACTACAGGTCCCATTCAG GTATTCTCCGTTTAGCATCTGGAGTGGTTGATTTGCTCCAGCATTATTTTCCAGAATCTTTTGATCGCCTTCCTCAGGACCGTGGTCTCTTTGATGGGCCAAAACCTACAGTCTTGGAGTCCTGCAGTGTTAGTGACCTAGCAATTCTGCTGAGGggcaacaaaaggaaaacacaaccCATAGAATTTGGAGCACAtcag GTGGTATTAGTGGCAAATGAAACTTCAAAGGAGAAGATACCTGAGGAACTTAGTTTGGCACTTGTACTGACAATTTATGAAGCAAAGGGCTTGGAATTTGATGATGTCCTCCTTTACAACTTTTTCACAGATTCAGAG GCTAGCAAAGAATGGAAGATAATTTCTTCTTACAGTCCTGATCCAGATGTGCAAGTGGGAAGCAACTTGCTAATTGAAGTGCCATTAGAGGATGCTACTGGTATGCAGGAAAGGACTCCATTTAATGTAGAAATGTACAAG ATGCTGAATGGAGAACTCAAGCAATTGTATACTGCAATTACAAGAGCCAGAGTCAATCTTTGGATCTTTGATGAAGACCGTGATAAACGGGCTCCAGCTTTTAAGTATTTCATCAAAAGGAAATTTGTTAAGGTTGtcaaaacagatgaaaagaaag ACTTAGATGACAGCATGTTTGCTAAAACTTCAACTCCAGAAGAATGGATTGCACAGGGAGACTACTATGCCAAACACCAGTTCTGGGAG GTGGCTGCCAAATGTTACCAaaagggaggagcagctgagaagTCAAAACTGGCCCTGACACACGACGCTGTTCTCAAAGTGCGCGCGAAGAAAAGCAGCCCAAG ggaaaaacagaTGGAATATATGACATTGGCTAAAACTTACTTGGAATGTGGAGAGCCAAAACTATCACTAAAATGTCTGATTCAATCAAAGGAGTTCCGTCTTTGTGCAGAATTGTGTAAAAAATTAGGAAAG ATGAAAGATGCTGCAGTTTACTATCAGAAAAGCCACTGCTACAAAGAAGCATCTGAATGTTATGAACTAATCGAGGAGTTTGATCTGGCCATTAAAATGTATTGTCAGGAAGAACTCTATGAAGAAGCAGCAAAGGCAGTTGAAAG ATATGAAGATATGTTGAATGCAAAAGGACGAATGGCTTCCAAACTCTCCTGTACAGCAAATCAGTTGTATTTGGAAGCAGCTGCAAAGTACCTGAGTATGAGCAGGACTGAGGAAATGATGCAGGCCCTCTCAAAGCTTGATATAGAGGATCAGCTTGAGTTTCTGAAGTCTCGTGGATGTTTGCACCAAGCAGCAGACTTATTGAAAAGGAAGGATCGCCAGGAGGAGGCTGCAAAGTTAATGAGACAACACGGGTTTGCTCTGGAAGCAGCCAACCTTACGGCTATAAAAGAGTTTCGCGCATCGTGTTTGCTTGCTGAAGCCCGTGCCAGGCTGAGTCGCAGTTCAGAATTACACCTGGAGAACGTGGAGAGCATCCTAAGAGAAGCTCTTGAACTTTGTGAACAAACTGGGCAGAAGTGTGGCGTTGCTGAGGCTGTGTTTTTGCAGGGAACGCTGAAAGGAGACTTCTTGAAACTGAGCAACGCGTACTGCAAGTTCCTGTCTCTGAATCATTCCGCTGGTGCAGTCGAAGCTCTCTTTGCATTATGCCGCTGCAGCACTCCTAGCCAGAACATCCTCTTCATGGCAGCACGTGGCTTAAAGGCTCTTCTGAGTCTTGTTAGTGGCCTGAAGAAAGCAGCCACCAATGCGGAGAAGGATATGGTGAAGTTATGCTTTGCCTATTTTGGGATTGTCCCAACAGGTGACAGTTGCCAGGTGTCTCAAAATGAAGCTGAACCCATTCTCAAGTTTTTATTAGACAAGCCAAGTCTAAAAGAGAGGAAGACAAAAGGTGATGTCACCATAAGCACAGAGAAAGTAAAATCAGCTTTGAAGCAGCACTTGTTAAGCAGGTTGTGCTTTATCACCCGTGAGTTACTGAGCAGGAAGTACCCTGATATTTGTATGAAGTTCATTGCTGGATTGAACTGTGAAGATAAAACCTGTGAGGGTTACCACAAGCCCTTGTTGCGTCATGAAGCAAAGACAATATTTCAGTGTAAAATGCATCTGGTGGCAATAAATGGGCTGTTGTTGGAAGCCACGTACGCTTTCCCTGAAGAGCTACTGAGTCAGTGCAAAAGCTTTGAGGACATTTTGACTTCTGACAAATATGCATCATGTAAAGCCCTCCtaggaatattttttcctaatcaTTTTCATTTGAGAATACTGTCTGAGAACCCAAGGGCATGCAAAGAAATACTGCAATTCAGTAGTGTTATTTCCAAACCTTGTAGAGAGATGTTGAGGAAGTACATCACATACAAGTTTAATAATGAAGACATTGCAGCCAGAAGAGAATCAACTGACCTGTGGCTAAGTGCCATGAAGGTCCTTATCTTGTCTTCAGGATATCCTGAAGAATTTGAGaaacttctttttaaagaagagGATAATTATAACAAAGAGCTAATGTTTGCTTTGGCAAAGGCAAAAAGTTACCCAAACAATAAAGGAGAAAAGACCAAAGGAATAGAGGGCAGACATGGTATGTTGCTACCTGACAAAAATGTTGAAAACACAGGAAGAACACACTTGTGCTTCATTCGGCTTCTTGAAAATTCACTTGAGCAATTCTATGTTCATAAGAACCCGGAGAACtgtaaaagattttttttccgTTTCATGAATGTCGTGATCAAGAAATGCACAAGGTACCTGATTCCAAGCATAGGAAATACGGTGATGTTGCTTGAATTCCAGTAtattctgtgctgtgctgtcctgATGCGTCTCTCCAAGAACATTACTCTCTGCCTTCCAAAGAGTTACATTGCCCTCCTTCATTACTGGGAGTTTCTGTTCAGACACAAGGACCATTGCAAAGAACTGAAAGACACATTTTCTATTATACAGGACTATAGACCAAAGGACACAAATTCAGCTGTGTACTATTTCAGATCTCATCTCTGTTATCTAGCAGAAGTCTTGTGTGGTGTTCATGGAAGGTTCAATGTCCTCCTGGATGCATTCAGCGATCCCGACTGTGTAACTTCAGGGGAGGCTGAGCGGACAGTAGTGCTGTGCTTAGTGATGCTGCTGAATGCTGACCAGGTGCAGAGTTCTAAGCATAAATCCCTTTTACTCCACCTCTTTCCTGAAATCAAGCTGATGCTGGAATTAATGAGAAAAGACACTCCCTCTAAAGTACCTGAAAGATTGCTGAGGGTCGTGGAACAAGTGTCTCATGCTGCACATGTGAGAGAAGTTGCTGCAGGCCTGCAAGAGCTGCTGACAGAACGAGATGAGGAGCACTTGGTTGACTGCCACTGGAAATGGGACACTGCCTACACTCAGGGGCATCCCCCCATACGGGGCATCCAGTATGAACGCGTAAACCTGGACAGATTTATAACCTCTTTGGATGAAACAGAATATGCTGATGAGCTGAAAGAGGAATTCGAGGGGGTTCATTGCTTAGAGGACCAAAAGGATCCCCTGGAAGTCATTGCATTCAGCAAGCAACAGAAGCAAGAGCAGAAAGCATCTGCTCAACGCCAGCTGTATCGTGTGTTCCATTTCATTTCCCTGTATGTCAAGTGGAAAAGGAAGGCCCGCTCCAGAGTTCATCCTGTTACAATGAAAGAAGAGGAATTTTTATCAGAGATATTCAAAAGAGCAGATATTGACCAAACCCAGTGTGATCTCTGTGGTGTCAGATTCATCCAAAGCTCTGAGAACTATTTCAGCCGCTCAGAGAGCATGGAGGCAGACACTTCTGAACCTCTGACACCAACAGAGAGCAGTGGGGAAGAAAAGTTGCatgcagaaggaaatgcaaTTTCTGTGGCCAGCGAGGCCTACATGgagcacagaaacacagaagaacacaaaaataacCATGCTGCCTACAGACACTACGCTGagtttttcagaagaaagatAGATCCAATAATACACGATGGACTGGAAGTAGTGGAGGCCATTACAGAAAGGGATTACACCCGAGACTTTATAGCATATAAAGAAGATTCCAACTTACGCCAGAGGAAAATCAaagagaatattaaaaaaatttcagaTGCAGTAGAGGAAATCTATGAGAAAAAAGGCTGGGCTAAAG CTGAAGAAGTAATAACCACACATGCCAACAAGTTGGATTACACCATTGATGATGCTCGTAAGTGGCTGAAGCAAATGGACTCTCACAGGATAACAGAAGAag GTTCAGTGCACGATAAAGACTTGGAAAATGAAGTGGAAGATGAAATTATGGCTTTTGAAGAACTTGCccataaaaaaatctcaaggagaaaaggaagacatgggaaacgataa